AACAGGCGGGATTATTTCAGGAACCGATTTGCAAAGGTGAGTCAGGAAAACTATGATACGGCTGTTGGCGCAGGATTGGCAAACAATCTTTTCCTGCCCGTCTCTACGCTGTTCTCGAGCCTTGCACAGCTCATCGTGTTATCGTATGGCATTTACCTCATCTCAAATGATGAATTTACCGTCGGTTTGCTGGTTAGCTACCTCGCATATGCGGTGAATTTTTACAACCCGTTACGACAACTGGCCACATTGTGGACCAGTTTCCAGGTGGCTATGGCAGGCTGGGACCGGGTGAACCGGATCCTCTCTCTTGAAACAAACCTCCACACAAATCGTGAAGCCGGGGAAGAGGAAGGCAGTGCTTTTATCGAATTCCGCAATGTACATTTCGGCTACGAGGAAGATAAAGAAATCCTGCACGACGTCTCCCTTCAGATTGAACGCGGGAAAACCTACGCTTTTGTAGGCCCGACGGGCGGCGGAAAATCGACCACGGCCGCACTCATTGCCAGGCTTTACGATCCGCAAAAGGGAAAAGTGTTTCTTGACGGAAAAGACATCAGGACGTACACTGCTGAGGAGCGTACGCAGAAAATCGGATTTATCCTGCAGGATCCGTTCCTGTTTTCCGGGACTGTAAAGGACAATATCTTATATGGCAATACGCAATACCGGGATTTCACCGACGAGGATTTGGAGAAAGTCATTCGGGACAACAACCTGCAGGAACTCACGGCCATTTTCGAAAACGGGCTTGAAACAGAGGTGTCCGCGTCAGGGGAAAGCATCAGCCTGGGCCAGAAGCAGCTCATTGCATTTATGCGTGCCGTATTGCGGAATCCCGATGTATTGATACTCGACGAGGCGACAGCCAACATCGACACCATCACTGAGCAGCTGTTGCAGGAAATCCTTAACCGGCTCCCTGAGAAAACCACACGCATCATTATTGCCCACCGGCTCAACACCATTAAAGATGCTGACGTGATCTTCTTTGTAAACTCAGGTGAAATCGTCCGCGCAGGCTCGTTTGACGATGCGCTGAACTTATTGATGAGCGGGAAACGCGACCGGTAATAATGTTCTTTTAACACATGTTTTTTCGGTTGGCAACCGTTTTATGGCTAATTTTATTTGTTAATGTGTACATTTAAGGATTATAAAAGAATACATGAAGGATAAACCATTACTCATCGTACTGGCCGAAGACGACGGCGATGACCGGCTGCTTTTCAGCGAGGCGCTCCACGAATTGGGTTACAACGCCCGACTCCTGGTAGCTGATAATGGCATTAAATTGATGGAGGTGCTGCTGCAGTCAGAGGAATTGCCGTCAATTGTCTTTACCGATCTGAACATGCCGCTGAAGGATGGCATCGATTCCGTCAGGGACATCCGTGCTTACGAAAGGTTCAGATTGCTGCCACTCATCGTATTTTCCACATCGTATGATGTTGCCGTGGGTGAAAAGCTACGCCAACTCGGCGCCACCCACTATTTCTTAAAACCCAATGCATTTAATGAATTGATGGCAGTAATCGGATTGGCCATCGATACAGTTGTCAATCCGCAATCATCATCACAACCCTTTGTCCTGAACGCCTGAGCCTATGAAAGATATTACAAAAACTGCCTACAGTTTCCTCTCAGGGCATGGCGAAATGGCCAGGCTTACGCGCGAGAAAAACTGGAACGATACCCCGGTTGGGCCCATCGAAAACTGGCCGCAAAGCCTTCGCACCACTTTGGGCTTATTGCTAAAATCGAAATTTCCGATGTTCCTGTTCTGGGGCCCGGAACTGATTTGCTTTTATAATGATTCATACCGCCCAAGTCTGGGACAGAACGGCAAACATCCGGATATTTTAGGAGAAAAAGGAGAAACGGCGTGGCCCGAAATCTGGCCTATCGTTAAGCCGCTGTTGGATCAGGTGCGGCAAGGCGGTGAATCGACATGGGCGGAGGACCAGCTGATCCCAATCTTCAGGAATGGACATATCGAGGACGTGTACTGGACATTCAGCTACAGTCCCGTGATTGACGAACAGGGTGAAGTCGGCGGTGTTTTCGTCACCTGCACGGAAACCACTGAAAAAGTCAATGTCATTGGCGACCTTAAAAAAACCGAGCAATCGCTGACAACAGCCTTAAGCCAGCTCGAAGAAAGTGACAAGCGCTTTCGAAACACGGTCAAGCAGGCGCCGTTAGGCATTACAATTCTTCGCGGCCCCGAATTTATTCCGGAAATGGCGAATGATGATTACCTCCAGCTCGTCGACAGGTCGGCCGCAGATTTTGTCGGTAAGCCACTATTCGATTCGTTGCCTACCGTGAAAACCGTAGTCGAGCCGTTGCTAAAAGGTGTCCTGGAAACCGGAGTGGCTTTTCATGCTTCCGAACTATCCGTGATACTGAACCGATACGGCAAAGAGGAACTGGCCTATTTTAATCTCGTATACCATCCGTTGCGGGAGGAAGATGACAGTGTATCCGGCATAATGGTTGTGGCCACCGAGGTGACCGCCGCCGTACGCGCGAAGCACGCCCTGGTGGAAAGTGAAAGGCAGTTCCGAAATTTAGTCATGCAATCACCCATTGCGATGACAATCTTCAGGGGTTCCAAATTTATCGTTGAAATCGCGAACGACATCCTCATAAAAAATATCTGGCGTAAAAATCCTGAAGACGTCATCGGCAAGAGCATCCTCGAGGTGTTTCCTGAACTGAAAGAACAGAAATACCCTGCCTTGCTTGAAGAAGTATTGCATACAGGAAAAACCCATACGGAAATTGAGGCTGAAGCCTTTGTGCATGGTGATGACGGGCTGCGTAAATTTTACCTGGACTACCAGTATGCGCCATTGTATGAGTCCGACGGCAGTGTGTCGGGGATTATGGTAACGGTCAACGATGTTACCGAACGCGTAGAGGCCCGCAAACGCGTGGAAGATGCTGAGGAAAGGCTGCGGCTGGCAACGGAAGCGGCTGAGATGTCGACCTGGGAACTGGATCTGACCACCCGTGAAATAATTTATTCTGAGCGGTTGGCTGATATATTCGGGTATGATAAATCCAAAAAAATAAGCCATGCCGATATGCGCGCACAAATACATCCTGATGACCTGACCCCTATTGTCGAAAAGGCATTCGAGAAGGCAATGCAGACCAGTATCTACAGGTATGAGGCACGCGTGATCAAACCCACAGGGCAGATTACATGGATCAGGACGCAGGGCAAAGTGTTCTTTGACGAAAATCGCAGGCCGGTTAAAATGATAGGCACGTTGCGTGACATCAATGAAGAAAAGCTTTGGCAGCAGGATTTGCTGGAAAGCGAAACAAAGTTCAGGCTGCTGGCCGATTCGTTGCCACAGCACATTTGGACAACGAACCAATATGGCGAGATTACCTACTTTAATAAATCGGTTCAGGAATATTCAGGACTGCGTCCGGAATCCCTGATGGAAGTCGGGTGGATCGATATTGTCCACCCGGAGGAAAGGGATTACACGATGGCAAGCTGGCAGGAATCGATGGCTACCGGAAAGGACTATGTGTTTCAGCACCGCTTCAGGCGAAACGATGGAGTCTATCGCTGGCACCTCTGCCGTGCGAAGGCACAACGGGACGTATCCGGCGAAATACAGATGTGGGTAGGCACAAGCACCGACGTTCATGAGCAGCAGGAATTTGTCAACGAGCTGGAAAAAAAGGTAATGGAGCGCACACGCGAACTGGAACGCAAAAACAACGATTTGGAAAAAATGAATGCCGAATTGCAGTCGTTCGCCTACGTGTCCAGCCATGACCTGCAGGAACCGTTGCGCAAGATCCAGACGTTTGCGAGCCGCCTTATCGAAAAGGAGTACGATGCGCTGTCTGACAATGCAAAAGATTACTTCGCGCGCATGCAACAGGCTGCAAACCGGATGCAGACATTAATCCTCGATCTTCTTGCGTATTCAAGGACCAGCAGTTCCGACCTCAAATTCGTAAAAACCGATCTGCGGAAGATTGTTGACGAAGTGGAAAAAGAATTTAAGGATACTATCGACGAAAAAAAGGCTACAATCCGTACAGGACATCTGGATACCATCCCGATTGTGCCGTTCCAGTTTGTGCAGCTGATGCAAAACCTCCTTGGTAATGCATTGAAATTCAGCAAACCGGACACCGCACCGGAAATTACAATCGAAAGCCGCATCCTGACCGGCGCGCAGGCCGGAGTCAGTTCACTCCGCCCGGACGATCTGTACTGTCACATCACGGTGTCTGACAACGGCATTGGCTTCGATCCGCAGTACGGTGAGCGCATCTTTGAAGTGTTCCAAAGGCTTCATGCAAAGAATGAATTTTCAGGAACCGGAATCGGATTGGCCATTGTAAAAAAAATTGTGCTCAACCACCAGGGATACATCTCGGCAACGGGAAGCCCGGGTAACGGCACGACCTTCGACATCTATATCCCTGCATGACATGTACTTTAGTGTTTTTGGATAATATTGTAATCTATATTTAAAATTCCGTAAGCACTCCCATTGCCAGAATTCCAAACTTTGTAAGACATGCTAAAAATTCATGCTTATGAAGGCTTTATGGAAAGGGGGCATCAGCTTCGGCCTGGTCAATATTCCGGTTCGGTTATACAGCGGTTCGGTGACGCACCGTATCGACCTGGATATGATCCGGAAAAAAGACCATTGCGCCATTGAGTATGTGCGTGTCTGCAAAAAAGACGGACAGGAAGTTCCATGGGACCAGATTGAGAAAGGATACCGACGTGATGATGGAGATTATGTGGTAATTGAAAAGGCCGATTTTGCAAAAGCGATGCCCGAAAAGACCCAGACCATTGACATATTTGAATTCGTTTTAGAGGACGAAATCCCGTCACAATACCTCGAAAAGCCTTACATTATTGAACCCGAAAAGCAAGCCACCAAAACCTATGCGTTGTTGCGTGCCGCACTGAAAAAATCCGGAAAAGTGGGTTTGGCCAAATTCATCATCCGAAGTGCTGAACACCTCGGTATCTTAAAAGTTGAAGCCGATGCCATCTTGCTGATACAAATACGTTTTGATCAGGATTTACGCGACCCTTCAGAAGCAAAAATTCCCGGAAACATTACCATCCAGAAAAAAGAGCTTGATATGGCGATGACGATTATCGACCAGATGACCGATAAGTTTGAGCCCGAGAAATATAAGGATACTTATAAGGACGAACTGCTGAAGATGATCAAGAAAAAGCTCGCCGCCCCCAAAGGAAAAAAGTCCGCAAAAAAAGTGCCGGCTGAAACCAAAGCGAAAAAAACCGAGACCGACGATTTGCTGTCACAGCTCAAAGCGAGCCTTGAAGCGATGAAAAATTAATTGTTATGGCACTCGAAAAGTACAACCAGAAACGGGATTTCACTAAAACCAAAGAGCCGAAAGGAATCAAGAAAGATTCTGATGGTGCCCTGCGGTTTGTCGTGCAGAAACACGCCGCTTCACACCTGCATTATGATTTCAGGCTCGAGATTGATGGTGTACTGGTGAGCTGGGCGGTCCCGAAAGGTCCGTCGTCTGACCATGAAGTGAAACGGCTTGCGATGCATGTCGAGGACCATCCAATGGATTATATCGACTTTGAAGGCACTATCCCCGAAGGTGAATATGGTGGTGGGACGGTGATGGTCTGGGACATCGGAACTTACCATGCGGAAGGAAACGATGACATTTCGAAGGACAACCTGACGATGAAAAAACAGTTAAAGCAAAAATCCGTTAAAGTGGTTCTTAACGGCAGCAAGCTCAAAGGGTCTTACCACCTCTTCTCCATCGGCGCTGACGGAAAGCAATGGCTGCTGATGAAAGGCAATGATCGTTTTGCAGATGGCAAGCCCTTCAATGAACTGTCCATTCTCACAAAAAGGGATTTTGACGCCATAGCGAAAGGTCATCATGTTTGGGAGCGCACTCAAAAATCGGCCACAAAAAAAATTGTCCCTGTTAAGAAATCAGAGCGTAAGGAAGAAGAAAAAATGGACCACTCGGCGCAAGCGGACGGCGCATTTTCAGCGGATGACCTCGCCGAAGCGGTAAAGATCAAGAGCTTCCCTGACGAATGGCGGCCCCAACTTGCCACGCTAACCGACGCGGCATTTGACAACGAAGACTGGATTTTCGAGCACAAATATGACGGCTACCGCGCGCTCGTGCAGATTCACAACAAAAAGGCCACGCTGGTATCGAGAAACGGATTGAAATTTAACTCAAAATACCCGGAAATTGCCAGGACGCTTGACGGCACACCGCAGGATATGATATTGGACGGTGAAATCGTCGTCGAGGATACCAAGGGAAAGAGCAACTTCCAGTGGTTGCAGCAATATGGCGATTATCCGGAGAAAGGAACGCTGAAGTTCTATGCGTTTGACGTGCTTTATTTCCAGGGATATGATTTGCGAAATCTCGGACTTTTATTACGCAAGAAAATCCTGAAGGCGATATTGCCCAAAGCAAAAAATATCATTTATTCTGAGCACACCACGACCTTGGGAACGAAGGCCTTTGAAAAGGCGGCGAACGAAGGCGGCGAAGGGATTATCGCCAAAAAGTCGGATTCGACCTACCAGACCGATAAACGCTCCCGTGACTGGCTTAAGGTCAAGACCAACAAACAGCAGGAAATGGTCATCGGTGGGTTCACCGATCCGCAGGGCGGCAGGAAGGGCATCGGGGCGCTTCTTTGCGGGTATTACGACGGCAATGATTTGGTATATGCCGGAAAAGTGGGCAGCGGTTTTACCGAACCAATTCTTGAAGACCTTCGGAGAAAGCTAGATCGCATAAGCCGTAAAAGCGCGCCATTCTCGACCGTTCCTAAAGAAAAAAATGCGCATTGGGTAAGTCCGAAACTGATCGCCCAACTCAAATTCTCCGAATTTACCGATACGGGCAACATGCGGCATCCGGTTTTCCTGGGCCTGCGCGCTGATAAGGATCCGAAAGAGATTAAGATGGAGCAGCCATTAGTTGTCACCGAAAAAGCCACGCAGAAAGGGTCGCCGGTCACCGCGAAGTCTTCGGCAGCATCAGGCAAAAGCCGCGTAGAATTCAGCAATCTCGATAAGATTTTCTGGCCTAAGGAAAAAATCACCAAAGGCGATGTGATCGACTATTATAGGTCGGTATCCGAATATATCCTGCCTTATCTGAAAGACCGGCCGCAATCACTGCGCCGTACCCCGGACGGCATTAAGAGTGAAGGTTTTTTTCAAAAAGACGTAGCCGGAAAAGTCCCGAAATGGGTTAAAACCCGAAAAATAAAATCGGACAGTGCTGAGGAGAGCGTAGAGTGGCTGATTTGCAATGACGAAGAAACGTTGCTTTTTATGGCCAATTGGGGCTGCATCGAACTCAACCCGTGGAGCAGCCGTGTAGGCTCTTTGAACAATCCGGATTACATCATTTTCGATCTCGATCCTAAAGGCGCACCCATGAAAAGCATCATCAGGACGGCGCACAAGGTGAAAGAAACGCTGGATTTATTGAAAGTACCGGCGTACATAAAAACATCAGGCGGCAACGGGCTGCACGTATTCATTCCGGTCCTTCCGAAATACACCTACGAGCAGACCAGGCAGTTCTCGCATCTGGTAAGCCAGATGGTCCACCGTGATCTGCCGGAAATTACCAGTCTCGAGCGCCTGCCCGCTAAGCGCCAGGGAAAGGTATATCTGGATTTTCTTCAAAACGGACGCGGAAAAACGATGGCAAGCATTTACTCACTGCGTCCGAGAGAAGGTGCCGGTGTAAGTACGCCGCTCGATTGGGAGGAAGTCAACGACGCACTGGACCTGAAGGCTTTTAACATCAAAACCATACCCGAACGGCTGCAGCAGAAGGGCGATTTGTGGGCGCATTTCTTCGACGACGCGATTGATCTGAAATCCATACTGAATAAAATCTGACAACATATTATCAACCTAAAATAATACACCATGGGAAATTACAAAGACCTGAACGACCAGGAAGCCATCAAAAAACTGAAACAACTTGCAGAGGATATTAAAATCTGCCATTTCTGTACCGAACTCACGCAGTTGCCTATTAATTCAAGACCAATGAGCGTCCTCGAGGTAGATGACAGCGGAAACCTTTGGTTCATGAGCTCTTCGGAGAGCAACAAAAATTTTGAAATACTCGAGGACGACCGCGTACAGCTGTTTTTTGCGAAATCATCAGACAATGAGTACCTGTCGGTTTTCGGGACAGCGACGATTTACCGCGACCGCGCTCACATCGACGAGGTTTGGACTCCTATCGCCAAAGCGTGGTTTGAAGAAGGAAAGGATGATCCGAAAGTCACCGTGATCAAAGTAGCGCCTTCGGACGCTTATTATTGGGACACTAAAGACGGCAAACTCATTGCGCTTTTAAAATGGGCTACAGCCGCCGCCGGATTGAAAGACGCCAACTCGGATGACGGAGGCATTGAAGGGAAAATCAATATTTAAACCCGAAACGATGAAGAAAAAATATCCCGTACTGAAATATGCCACGGACGATGCGCAGGCAGCACCGTTGCAGCAACAAATACGGCTCGCGAAAGCCAAGGTATACATCCGGAACCTGCTGATTACCAACAAGACGCTGTTGGCCAGCAACAACATTAACAACTTAATACTGTTTTAAAATGGAAACCAACAAGCACGATGATAGAAAGCGGGGTAAGGAAACCCTACAGCCGCATCAAAAGGAAAATGAAGAGGGTGATGATTTTAAGTACACTTCGCCCGACAAATATCTTGCCATGGAGCAACCCGGCGTAAGTTATACAGAGGAGAAACCGCACACCAGCAATGCGGATTACCTTGAGTACGACAACGAGGAACAGCGATCGGATAAATTCCGCGCGCACCATCACAACAGCCGCAACTCCGATGCTTTCAGTCAGGATGACTACATCCTAAGAGACAATATCGATCTTGACGAGGATCAGGCGAACTCGATCTCAGCAGATGACGCGCCTGATACGAATACAACGGACGAAATATAAATTAGTGCTGATTTAAGAAGGCCCTGGATTCGGGACTTCAATATAAAAGCCGGTTATTACACCGGCTTTTATTTTAAGAATTCTTTTCAAATGTGAGGTAATCCACACCCCCGTTGCCCCCGCTTACGTGTTTCATGCGGAGTTTTGTTGAAGTGCGCTCAAGGATTTCCCAGTCCTCGGTAAGATCAGTGAAATTATCCGGGGCGTTGAAAATGATATCAAAGTCGATATCCTCGAGGTGGGGATTGTCATCCGTCGCATCCTCGGTGCTTACATTCCAGATGCCGGTGTACGTATTTGCACCATTTGAAGCTGTCAGGACATTGTTCGGACCAAACGTAAAATTATAATTTTCAAAATGACTTGTTTCATCTACGTCTCCGTCCATAAAGTACGTTACACGCCATGCGCCTGAAGTGACAGTGTTGGCGATTTCTGAAGTTGACGTCGTGTTGTTGTCGTCATCGGAACTGCAGGAGATGGTCCCCATCATCATCGCGGCAGTGACCATAGAATACATTACTTTTTTCATAAATATTTTTTTAGGTTGCTTATGAAAACCAAACGGACAGAAAACGGATATGGTATGTCAAATGCCGAAATTGTATGAGATTTAACAACGGCTGAGCGGGTAAACGCCTGGACTAATGAGTCCTGCGCAATTACGAAAGTCACGCTTTAACAAACTGATTTTTTTCAGTAGTGAAATGTATTTCCCCTCGTTGAACTGGGATGATACAGGGGCAGCAAGTCGCTTCCACTTGCGCGGAGACAAATAAAAAACAGGTATTCACCGAAATTAAATACCTGTCTTGATAAGTCCGAGAAACATCAGGAACTTCCCGACGTTCGTTTCCTTGAAGATAAATTCTTTAAACATTGGCGTTGCTTTTAAAGATTAAGGGGCAAATTTATAATAACGCAAATACTGCAGGCTGCTGTTAACGATAACGCAAAATAAACACTGCTATTATACAATAATACGAACATAAGTTCTTAAAAGTTACGCTTTGGGAATTTATAACAAAAACGCCCATAATTGTCATAAAAACAAAAAACATCCGGGGAAGGATGTTTTCGTTGGACTGGAGTCATCGTTTTTGGCGTTGAATGTTTCCTTTCCAAATATAAAAAAGTCTAAAATCTCACAGCTATTTTTGAAAAGACGGTTTTCTCTTCCTTTGTCCAAATCCGAAAACGGCAACAAGTTTCAGGATATTGGTTTCTTTAAAAATGAACTCTTTAAGCATGGTC
The nucleotide sequence above comes from Flavobacterium magnum. Encoded proteins:
- a CDS encoding ABC transporter ATP-binding protein; amino-acid sequence: MNYNLNELQGDEHKAAAFSGLRSLLRLIAHERKNLLLASMAILLNSTLNLLGPYLIGHTIDVYIQEKEYHGVMVYSAILLAMYLTGLFTSYFQTKLMGGVGQRMLFTLRNTIFNKLQSLPVAFFNSNKAGDLISRVNNDTDKINTFFSQSLMQFLGSIATMTGAGIFLLVINPKLGAATLVPGLLILLFTQAISPWVKRKNAANLKSTGGLSSEIQESLANFRVIIAFNRRDYFRNRFAKVSQENYDTAVGAGLANNLFLPVSTLFSSLAQLIVLSYGIYLISNDEFTVGLLVSYLAYAVNFYNPLRQLATLWTSFQVAMAGWDRVNRILSLETNLHTNREAGEEEGSAFIEFRNVHFGYEEDKEILHDVSLQIERGKTYAFVGPTGGGKSTTAALIARLYDPQKGKVFLDGKDIRTYTAEERTQKIGFILQDPFLFSGTVKDNILYGNTQYRDFTDEDLEKVIRDNNLQELTAIFENGLETEVSASGESISLGQKQLIAFMRAVLRNPDVLILDEATANIDTITEQLLQEILNRLPEKTTRIIIAHRLNTIKDADVIFFVNSGEIVRAGSFDDALNLLMSGKRDR
- a CDS encoding response regulator, translated to MKDKPLLIVLAEDDGDDRLLFSEALHELGYNARLLVADNGIKLMEVLLQSEELPSIVFTDLNMPLKDGIDSVRDIRAYERFRLLPLIVFSTSYDVAVGEKLRQLGATHYFLKPNAFNELMAVIGLAIDTVVNPQSSSQPFVLNA
- a CDS encoding PAS domain-containing protein, giving the protein MKDITKTAYSFLSGHGEMARLTREKNWNDTPVGPIENWPQSLRTTLGLLLKSKFPMFLFWGPELICFYNDSYRPSLGQNGKHPDILGEKGETAWPEIWPIVKPLLDQVRQGGESTWAEDQLIPIFRNGHIEDVYWTFSYSPVIDEQGEVGGVFVTCTETTEKVNVIGDLKKTEQSLTTALSQLEESDKRFRNTVKQAPLGITILRGPEFIPEMANDDYLQLVDRSAADFVGKPLFDSLPTVKTVVEPLLKGVLETGVAFHASELSVILNRYGKEELAYFNLVYHPLREEDDSVSGIMVVATEVTAAVRAKHALVESERQFRNLVMQSPIAMTIFRGSKFIVEIANDILIKNIWRKNPEDVIGKSILEVFPELKEQKYPALLEEVLHTGKTHTEIEAEAFVHGDDGLRKFYLDYQYAPLYESDGSVSGIMVTVNDVTERVEARKRVEDAEERLRLATEAAEMSTWELDLTTREIIYSERLADIFGYDKSKKISHADMRAQIHPDDLTPIVEKAFEKAMQTSIYRYEARVIKPTGQITWIRTQGKVFFDENRRPVKMIGTLRDINEEKLWQQDLLESETKFRLLADSLPQHIWTTNQYGEITYFNKSVQEYSGLRPESLMEVGWIDIVHPEERDYTMASWQESMATGKDYVFQHRFRRNDGVYRWHLCRAKAQRDVSGEIQMWVGTSTDVHEQQEFVNELEKKVMERTRELERKNNDLEKMNAELQSFAYVSSHDLQEPLRKIQTFASRLIEKEYDALSDNAKDYFARMQQAANRMQTLILDLLAYSRTSSSDLKFVKTDLRKIVDEVEKEFKDTIDEKKATIRTGHLDTIPIVPFQFVQLMQNLLGNALKFSKPDTAPEITIESRILTGAQAGVSSLRPDDLYCHITVSDNGIGFDPQYGERIFEVFQRLHAKNEFSGTGIGLAIVKKIVLNHQGYISATGSPGNGTTFDIYIPA
- a CDS encoding Ku protein, whose protein sequence is MKALWKGGISFGLVNIPVRLYSGSVTHRIDLDMIRKKDHCAIEYVRVCKKDGQEVPWDQIEKGYRRDDGDYVVIEKADFAKAMPEKTQTIDIFEFVLEDEIPSQYLEKPYIIEPEKQATKTYALLRAALKKSGKVGLAKFIIRSAEHLGILKVEADAILLIQIRFDQDLRDPSEAKIPGNITIQKKELDMAMTIIDQMTDKFEPEKYKDTYKDELLKMIKKKLAAPKGKKSAKKVPAETKAKKTETDDLLSQLKASLEAMKN
- the ligD gene encoding DNA ligase D: MALEKYNQKRDFTKTKEPKGIKKDSDGALRFVVQKHAASHLHYDFRLEIDGVLVSWAVPKGPSSDHEVKRLAMHVEDHPMDYIDFEGTIPEGEYGGGTVMVWDIGTYHAEGNDDISKDNLTMKKQLKQKSVKVVLNGSKLKGSYHLFSIGADGKQWLLMKGNDRFADGKPFNELSILTKRDFDAIAKGHHVWERTQKSATKKIVPVKKSERKEEEKMDHSAQADGAFSADDLAEAVKIKSFPDEWRPQLATLTDAAFDNEDWIFEHKYDGYRALVQIHNKKATLVSRNGLKFNSKYPEIARTLDGTPQDMILDGEIVVEDTKGKSNFQWLQQYGDYPEKGTLKFYAFDVLYFQGYDLRNLGLLLRKKILKAILPKAKNIIYSEHTTTLGTKAFEKAANEGGEGIIAKKSDSTYQTDKRSRDWLKVKTNKQQEMVIGGFTDPQGGRKGIGALLCGYYDGNDLVYAGKVGSGFTEPILEDLRRKLDRISRKSAPFSTVPKEKNAHWVSPKLIAQLKFSEFTDTGNMRHPVFLGLRADKDPKEIKMEQPLVVTEKATQKGSPVTAKSSAASGKSRVEFSNLDKIFWPKEKITKGDVIDYYRSVSEYILPYLKDRPQSLRRTPDGIKSEGFFQKDVAGKVPKWVKTRKIKSDSAEESVEWLICNDEETLLFMANWGCIELNPWSSRVGSLNNPDYIIFDLDPKGAPMKSIIRTAHKVKETLDLLKVPAYIKTSGGNGLHVFIPVLPKYTYEQTRQFSHLVSQMVHRDLPEITSLERLPAKRQGKVYLDFLQNGRGKTMASIYSLRPREGAGVSTPLDWEEVNDALDLKAFNIKTIPERLQQKGDLWAHFFDDAIDLKSILNKI
- a CDS encoding pyridoxamine 5'-phosphate oxidase family protein, with the protein product MGNYKDLNDQEAIKKLKQLAEDIKICHFCTELTQLPINSRPMSVLEVDDSGNLWFMSSSESNKNFEILEDDRVQLFFAKSSDNEYLSVFGTATIYRDRAHIDEVWTPIAKAWFEEGKDDPKVTVIKVAPSDAYYWDTKDGKLIALLKWATAAAGLKDANSDDGGIEGKINI